Proteins encoded within one genomic window of Brassica rapa cultivar Chiifu-401-42 chromosome A09, CAAS_Brap_v3.01, whole genome shotgun sequence:
- the LOC103837457 gene encoding uncharacterized protein LOC103837457, with product MGQPASELLLNQIAETDAEQLVKKARTMTTESSMKDAFFLYADYLNNFIEPLRLGIESYRRSKVKGTIFRYGNFDSSSAESGFESYCKDNKEEVLEKAGKDLEAVREQHFSRLMKELQGTDFWKLRRAYSPGATPMVAGAAVAAAAIAGRYGIHSWQAFKARPIVPRMRKFDEGGFQAAMTQA from the exons ATGGGTCAGCCTGCTTCTGAGTTGCTTTTAAACCAAA TTGCAGAGACTGATGCTGAGCAACTGGTTAAGAAAGCAAGGACGATGACTACCGAATCCTCAATGAAAGATGCTTTCTTTCTATACGCTGATTATCTCAACAACTTC ATTGAACCTTTGCGTCTAGGGATTGAGTCTTATAGGAGGTCAAAGGTTAAAGGAACGATCTTTCGATATGGAAACTTTGATTCTTCTTCTGCTGAGAGTGGGTTTGAGTCTTATTG TAAAGACAACAAAGAAGAGGTTCTGGAGAAAGCAGGGAAAGATTTAGAAGCAGTGAGGGAACAACACTTTTCCCGGCTGATGAAAGAGCTTCAAGGCACTGATTTTTGGAAGCTCCGACGAGCTTACTCCCCAGGG GCTACGCCAATGGTTGCAGGTGCTGCAGTAGCTGCTGCTGCTATAGCTGGTAGATATGGTATACACTCTTGGCAAGCCTTCAAGGCCAGGCCCATCGTGCCTAGAATGCGCAAGTTTGATGAAGGTGGTTTCCAAGCTGCCATGACACAGGCGTGA
- the LOC103837454 gene encoding uncharacterized protein LOC103837454 — protein sequence MAKELVSLHFLPPQFHTPISLRPKPPQNPIFPRRRNRTSSNDEAVPSNEVKTIAKFKSRHNYIRVIEVSRRSDHPLAGSRLLLLDTPGNIHSISFLLKTLTDSYFDVFATLPPIIPPGPIGVLGFGAGSTARLILELYPPEYTIHGWEIDPSVIDVGREFFSLSKLERDHKDRIFINIGDALDASVRTGFSGILVDLFSEGSVIKELQDPNVWRGLKGRLRKRGRIMVNVGGRCVEAEDSERDGDLVMVETLKAMSQVFGDKLFVLTLGNGDDSSVALTGELPDLDAWKKSLPVRELRSYVDMWKPFTEFTLS from the coding sequence ATGGCTAAGGAGCTTGTCTCTCTCCATTTTCTCCCACCTCAATTTCACACTCCTATCAGCCTCCGCCCTAAACCACCGCAAAACCCAATCTTCCCCCGCCGCCGCAACAGAACTTCCAGCAACGACGAAGCAGTCCCATCCAACGAAGTCAAAACCATCGCCAAGTTCAAATCCCGACACAACTACATAAGAGTCATAGAAGTCTCCCGGAGAAGCGACCACCCGCTCGCCGGCTctcgcctcctcctcctcgacACTCCCGGTAACATCCACAGCATCTCCTTCCTCCTCAAAACCTTAACCGATAGTTACTTCGACGTTTTCGCTACCCTCCCTCCGATTATCCCTCCAGGACCCATCGGCGTTCTCGGGTTCGGAGCCGGGTCAACCGCCCGGTTGATCCTCGAGCTTTACCCACCCGAATACACTATCCACGGATGGGAGATCGACCCTTCTGTGATCGACGTAGGTAGAGAGTTCTTTAGCCTCTCTAAGCTCGAGAGAGACCATAAAGATAGGATCTTTATCAACATCGGAGACGCCTTGGACGCTAGCGTCAGAACCGGGTTCTCGGGTATTTTAGTGGATTTGTTTAGTGAAGGGAGCGTGATCAAAGAGCTTCAAGATCCAAATGTGTGGAGGGGATTGAAGGGTAGGTTGAGGAAGAGAGGGAGGATCATGGTGAACGTTGGAGGAAGGTGTGTGGAAGCTGAGGATTCAGAGAGAGATGGAGATTTGGTTATGGTGGAAACGTTGAAAGCGATGAGTCAAGTGTTCGGTGATAAGCTCTTTGTGTTAACGCTTGGGAATGGAGATGATAGCTCGGTGGCGTTAACCGGTGAGTTACCGGATCTTGATGCGTGGAAGAAGAGTCTCCCGGTTCGTGAGCTGCGAAGCTATGTTGATATGTGGAAGCCTTTTACAGAGTTCACCTTGAGCTAA
- the LOC103837453 gene encoding histone deacetylase 6, translating into METDESGVSLPSGPDGRKRRVSYFYEPTIGDYYYGQGHPMKPHRIRMAHSLIVHYNLHRRLEISRPNLADASDIGQFHSPDYVDFLRSVSPESMGDHSAARNLRRFNVGEDCPVFDGLFDFCRASAGGSIGAAVKLNRQDADIAINWGGGLHHAKKSEASGFCYVNDIVLGILELLKMFRRVLYVDIDVHHGDGVEEAFYTTDRVMTVSFHKFGDFFPGTGHIRDIGAEKGKYYALNVPLNDGMDDESFRSMFRPLIQKVMDVYQPEAVVLQCGADSLSGDRLGCFNLSVKGHADCLRFLRSFNVPLMVLGGGGYTIRNVARCWCYETAVAVGVEPDNKLPYNEYFEYFGPDYTLHVDPGPMENLNTPKDMEKIRNTLLEQLSGLIHAPSVQFQHTPPVNRVLDEPEEDLEERPKPRIWSGTANYESDSDDDEKSPPLVGYSGINDPPMDRDSTGEDDMEDEPEVNPPSS; encoded by the exons ATGGAGACAGACGAGAGCGGCGTATCATTGCCGTCAGGTCCCGACGGACGCAAGCGTCGAGTCAGCTACTTCTACGAGCCGACGATCGGCGACTACTACTACGGCCAAGGACACCCGATGAAGCCTCACCGGATCCGTATGGCTCACAGCCTCATCGTACACTACAACCTCCACCGTCGCCTCGAGATCAGCCGCCCTAACCTCGCCGACGCCTCCGACATCGGCCAGTTCCATTCCCCGGACTACGTCGATTTCCTCCGCTCCGTCTCGCCGGAGTCCATGGGCGATCACTCCGCCGCGCGGAACCTGAGGCGATTCAACGTCGGCGAGGATTGTCCCGTCTTCGACGGGCTTTTCGACTTCTGCCGCGCTTCCGCCGGAGGTTCGATTGGCGCTGCGGTTAAGTTGAACCGGCAGGATGCGGATATTGCGATTAATTGGGGCGGTGGGCTTCACCATGCGAAGAAGAGTGAAGCCTCTGGGTTTTGCTATGTGAACGACATCGTTTTGGGGATTCTCGAGTTGCTTAAGATGTTTAGG CGAGTTCTCTACGTTGATATCGATGTGCACCATGGAGATGGAGTAGAAGAAGCGTTTTACACCACCGACAGAGTTATGACAGTTTCTTTTCACAAGTTCGGAGACTTTTTCCCAGGAACTGGTCACATCAGAGACATTGGCGCTGAGAAAGGGAAATACTACGCTCTAAATGTTCCATTAAACGATGGTATGGACGATGAGAGTTTCCGCAGCATGTTTAGACCTCTTATCCAGAAGGTTATGGATGTGTATCAGCCAGAGGCAGTCGTTCTTCAGTGCGGGGCTGACTCGTTAAGCGGTGATCGTTTGGGTTGCTTTAACTTATCAGTCAAGGGTCATGCTGATTGCCTCCGGTTCTTGAGATCTTTCAACGTTCCTCTCATGGTCTTGGGTGGTGGAGGGTATACTATACGAAATGTTGCCCGTTGCTGGTGTTATGAG ACTGCAGTTGCGGTTGGAGTAGAGCCGGACAATAAGCTCCCGTACAATGAGTACTTTGAGTATTTCGGTCCAGACTATACGCTTCACGTCGATCCAGGCCCAATGGAGAATTTGAACACACCAAAAGATATGGAGAAGATAAG GAACACATTGCTAGAGCAACTTTCGGGACTAATACACGCACCTAGCGTGCAGTTTCAGCACACACCTCCAGTGAATAGAGTTTTGGATGAG CCGGAAGAAGACTTGGAGGAAAGACCAAAGCCTCGGATTTGGAGTGGAACTGCGAATTATGAATCAGACAGTGACGATGATGAGAAATCACCACCCCTTGTTGGTTACTCGGGTATTAATGACCCACCTATGGACAG GGACTCTACTGGTGAAGATGATATGGAAGATGAGCCTGAAGTGAATCCACCATCCTCTTAA
- the LOC103837456 gene encoding DEAD-box ATP-dependent RNA helicase 30 isoform X2 yields the protein MSSHDRRFADPNSYRQRSPAPVRSSQPMDPSAAPYNPRYSGGVGGGGGYRPAPVMSGDGSGYGHYPSFHPPSNGFSVGRGGGRGGYGGYGGVRGGYGGGGGRGGSGRRELDSVSLPKQSFGNLVHFEKNFYVESPVVQAMTEEDVALYRTEKDISVEGRDVPKPIKMFQDANFPDNILDAIAKLGFTEPTPIQAQGWPMALKGRDLIGIAETGSGKTLAYLLPALVHVSAQPRLGQDDGPIVLILAPTRELAVQIQEESRKFGLRSGVRSTCVYGGAPKGRQIHDLRRGVEIVIATPGRLIDMLECQHTNLKRVTYLVLDEADRMLDMGFEPQIRKIVSQIRPDRQTLLWSATWPREVETLARQFLRDPYKAIIGSADLKANQSINQVIEIVQTPEKYSRLLTLLKQLMDGSKILIFVETKRGCDQVTRQLRMDGWPALAIHGDKNQTERDRVLSEFKSGRSPIMTATDVAARGLGRIIRHLLALIVF from the exons ATGAGCTCCCATGATCGCCGATTCGCTGATCCCAATTCGTATCGTCAACGCTCTCC CGCACCGGTTCGTTCGTCTCAGCCGATGGATCCTTCCGCCGCACCGTACAATCCACGCTACAGCGGTGGTgttggtggaggaggaggatatAGACCGGCTCCTGTAATGTCCGGTGACGGTTCCGGGTACGGTCATTACCCGTCTTTTCACCCGCCTAGTAATGGCTTCTCCGTCGGTCGCGGCGGAGGAAGAGGCGGTTACGGTGGGTACGGGGGTGTGAGGGGTGGGtacggtggaggaggaggacgcGGTGGATCGGGTAGAAGAGAGCTGGATAGCGTTTCTCTTCCGAAACAGAGTTTTGGGAATCTTGTTCATTTCGAGAAGAATTTCTACGTGGAGAGTCCCGTGGTGCAGGCGATGACGGAGGAGGATGTTGCGTTGTATAGGACTGAGAAGGATATATCTGTTGAAGGGCGTGATGTTCCTAAGCCTATTAAGATGTTCCAAGATGCTAACTTTCCAG ATAATATTCTCGACGCAATTGCTAAGTTGGGATTTACTGAGCCAACACCAATACAAGCTCAGGGATGGCCAATGGCTTTGAAGGGTAGGGATTTGATTGGTATTGCTGAGACTGGCTCTGGTAAGACTTTGGCTTACTTGTTACCAGCGTTGGTCCACGTAAGTGCACAACCTCGATTGG GTCAAGATGATGGACCCATCGTTTTAATATTGGCTCCCACGAGAGAATTAGCAGTTCAGATTCAAGAGGAATCAAGGAAGTTCGGGCTGCGATCTGGTGTTAGAAGCACTTGTGTCTATGGAGGTGCTCCTAAAGGACGTCAGATTCACGATCTTAGAAGAG GTGTTGAGATTGTAATTGCTACACCTGGTCGTTTGATCGATATGTTGGAGTGCCAACACACTAATTTGAAGAGGGTGACTTACCTTGTGCTGGACGAGGCTGACAGAATGTTAGACATGGGATTTGAACCCCAAATTAGAAAGATTGTGTCTCAG ATCCGACCTGACAGACAGACACTGCTTTGGAGTGCAACATGGCCACGAGAAGTTGAAACTCTCGCCAGGCAGTTTCTACGAGATCCGTACAAG GCCATTATTGGATCAGCTGATCTAAAAGCTAACCAGTCTATTAACCAAGTAATCGAGATTGTACAGACGCCAGAGAAATACAGCAG GCTCCTTACACTGCTTAAGCAGCTAATGGATGGAAGTAAAATCTTAATCTTTGTGGAGACAAAGAGAGGTTGTGATCAAGTGACTAGACAACTGAGAATGGATGGATGGCCAGCTCTTGCCATACACGGTGACAAAAACCAAACGGAAAGAGATCGTGTCTTGTCAGAATTTAAGAGCGGAAGAAGCCCGATAATGACTGCCACTGACGTAGCAGCAAGGGGACTTGGTAGGATTATCCGTCACCTGCTTGCATTAATAGTGTTTTAA
- the LOC103837456 gene encoding DEAD-box ATP-dependent RNA helicase 30 isoform X1, whose amino-acid sequence MSSHDRRFADPNSYRQRSPAPVRSSQPMDPSAAPYNPRYSGGVGGGGGYRPAPVMSGDGSGYGHYPSFHPPSNGFSVGRGGGRGGYGGYGGVRGGYGGGGGRGGSGRRELDSVSLPKQSFGNLVHFEKNFYVESPVVQAMTEEDVALYRTEKDISVEGRDVPKPIKMFQDANFPDNILDAIAKLGFTEPTPIQAQGWPMALKGRDLIGIAETGSGKTLAYLLPALVHVSAQPRLGQDDGPIVLILAPTRELAVQIQEESRKFGLRSGVRSTCVYGGAPKGRQIHDLRRGVEIVIATPGRLIDMLECQHTNLKRVTYLVLDEADRMLDMGFEPQIRKIVSQIRPDRQTLLWSATWPREVETLARQFLRDPYKAIIGSADLKANQSINQVIEIVQTPEKYSRLLTLLKQLMDGSKILIFVETKRGCDQVTRQLRMDGWPALAIHGDKNQTERDRVLSEFKSGRSPIMTATDVAARGLDVKDIKCVVNYDFPTSLEDYIHRIGRTGRAGAKGMAMTFFTHDNAKFARELIKILQEAGQVVPPTLSALVRSSGSGGGGGGGGRSFRSRGGGRGGFGDKRPRSTSNFVPHGGKRTW is encoded by the exons ATGAGCTCCCATGATCGCCGATTCGCTGATCCCAATTCGTATCGTCAACGCTCTCC CGCACCGGTTCGTTCGTCTCAGCCGATGGATCCTTCCGCCGCACCGTACAATCCACGCTACAGCGGTGGTgttggtggaggaggaggatatAGACCGGCTCCTGTAATGTCCGGTGACGGTTCCGGGTACGGTCATTACCCGTCTTTTCACCCGCCTAGTAATGGCTTCTCCGTCGGTCGCGGCGGAGGAAGAGGCGGTTACGGTGGGTACGGGGGTGTGAGGGGTGGGtacggtggaggaggaggacgcGGTGGATCGGGTAGAAGAGAGCTGGATAGCGTTTCTCTTCCGAAACAGAGTTTTGGGAATCTTGTTCATTTCGAGAAGAATTTCTACGTGGAGAGTCCCGTGGTGCAGGCGATGACGGAGGAGGATGTTGCGTTGTATAGGACTGAGAAGGATATATCTGTTGAAGGGCGTGATGTTCCTAAGCCTATTAAGATGTTCCAAGATGCTAACTTTCCAG ATAATATTCTCGACGCAATTGCTAAGTTGGGATTTACTGAGCCAACACCAATACAAGCTCAGGGATGGCCAATGGCTTTGAAGGGTAGGGATTTGATTGGTATTGCTGAGACTGGCTCTGGTAAGACTTTGGCTTACTTGTTACCAGCGTTGGTCCACGTAAGTGCACAACCTCGATTGG GTCAAGATGATGGACCCATCGTTTTAATATTGGCTCCCACGAGAGAATTAGCAGTTCAGATTCAAGAGGAATCAAGGAAGTTCGGGCTGCGATCTGGTGTTAGAAGCACTTGTGTCTATGGAGGTGCTCCTAAAGGACGTCAGATTCACGATCTTAGAAGAG GTGTTGAGATTGTAATTGCTACACCTGGTCGTTTGATCGATATGTTGGAGTGCCAACACACTAATTTGAAGAGGGTGACTTACCTTGTGCTGGACGAGGCTGACAGAATGTTAGACATGGGATTTGAACCCCAAATTAGAAAGATTGTGTCTCAG ATCCGACCTGACAGACAGACACTGCTTTGGAGTGCAACATGGCCACGAGAAGTTGAAACTCTCGCCAGGCAGTTTCTACGAGATCCGTACAAG GCCATTATTGGATCAGCTGATCTAAAAGCTAACCAGTCTATTAACCAAGTAATCGAGATTGTACAGACGCCAGAGAAATACAGCAG GCTCCTTACACTGCTTAAGCAGCTAATGGATGGAAGTAAAATCTTAATCTTTGTGGAGACAAAGAGAGGTTGTGATCAAGTGACTAGACAACTGAGAATGGATGGATGGCCAGCTCTTGCCATACACGGTGACAAAAACCAAACGGAAAGAGATCGTGTCTTGTCAGAATTTAAGAGCGGAAGAAGCCCGATAATGACTGCCACTGACGTAGCAGCAAGGGGACTTG aTGTGAAGGACATAAAGTGTGTGGTTAACTATGATTTCCCAACTTCATTGGAGGATTACATCCACAGGATTGGTCGAACCGGGCGTGCAGGGGCTAAAGGAATGGCCATGACATTCTTCACACATGACAATGCTAAGTTTGCAAGAGAGCTTATAAAGATCCTTCAAGAAGCTGGTCAAGTTGTACCTCCCACTCTCTCTGCCCTAGTCCGATCTTCCG GttctggtggtggtggtggtggaggtggacGTAGTTTCAGGTCAAGAGGAGGAGGACGTGGTGGATTTGGAGATAAACGGCCAAGATCAACCTCAAACTTTGTACCTCATGGTGGCAAAAGGACTTggtag